In Thermus antranikianii DSM 12462, one genomic interval encodes:
- a CDS encoding NADH-quinone oxidoreductase subunit J, giving the protein MTPWEALALLLLLFTGVLVVTLRNAIHAALALIGNFLILAGIYVALEARFLGFIQIIVYAGAIVVLFLFVIMLLYAAQGEVGFDPLVRSRPLAALLALGVALVLLSGLWGVNLAFTKDLQGGLPQALGPLLYGDWLFVLLAVGFLLMAATVVAVALVQPTRPLDALSPEERKEEKEVVR; this is encoded by the coding sequence ATGACCCCCTGGGAAGCCTTGGCCCTCCTGCTCCTCCTCTTCACCGGGGTCCTGGTGGTCACCCTGAGAAACGCCATCCACGCCGCCTTGGCCCTCATCGGGAACTTCCTGATCCTGGCGGGGATCTACGTGGCCCTCGAGGCCCGCTTCCTGGGCTTCATCCAGATCATCGTGTACGCCGGGGCCATCGTGGTCCTCTTCCTCTTCGTGATCATGCTCCTCTACGCCGCCCAGGGCGAGGTGGGCTTTGACCCCCTGGTGCGAAGCCGTCCCCTGGCCGCCCTCCTGGCCCTGGGGGTAGCTTTGGTCCTCCTCTCGGGCCTTTGGGGAGTGAACCTCGCCTTTACCAAGGATCTGCAGGGGGGTCTGCCCCAGGCCCTGGGGCCCCTCCTGTACGGGGACTGGCTTTTCGTCCTGCTGGCGGTGGGCTTCCTCCTCATGGCGGCCACGGTGGTGGCGGTGGCCCTGGTGCAGCCCACCCGCCCCCTGGACGCCCTGAGCCCTGAGGAGCGCAAGGAGGAAAAGGAGGTGGTGCGGTGA
- the nuoI gene encoding NADH-quinone oxidoreductase subunit NuoI: MTLKALAQSLGITLKYLFSKPVTVPYPDAPVALKPRFHGRHVLTRHPNGLEKCIGCSLCAAACPAYAIYVEPAENDPENPVSAGERYAKVYEINMLRCIFCGLCEEACPTGAIVLGYDFEMADYEYSDLIYGKEDMLVDVVGTKPQRREAKMTGKPVKPGYVVPYVRPELEGFKAPTKGGEK; encoded by the coding sequence ATGACCCTAAAGGCCCTGGCCCAAAGCCTCGGCATCACCCTCAAGTACCTCTTCTCCAAGCCGGTGACCGTCCCCTACCCCGATGCCCCCGTGGCCCTCAAACCCCGCTTCCACGGCCGGCACGTACTCACCCGCCACCCCAACGGCCTGGAAAAGTGCATCGGCTGCTCCTTGTGCGCGGCCGCCTGCCCCGCCTACGCCATCTACGTGGAGCCCGCGGAAAACGACCCGGAAAACCCGGTCTCGGCGGGGGAGCGCTACGCCAAGGTCTACGAGATCAACATGCTCCGGTGCATCTTCTGCGGGCTTTGCGAGGAGGCCTGCCCCACCGGGGCCATCGTGCTGGGCTACGACTTTGAAATGGCCGACTACGAGTACTCCGACCTCATCTACGGCAAGGAGGACATGCTGGTGGATGTGGTGGGCACGAAGCCCCAGCGCCGGGAAGCGAAGATGACCGGCAAGCCCGTGAAGCCCGGCTACGTGGTGCCCTACGTCCGCCCGGAGCTGGAGGGGTTCAAGGCCCCCACGAAAGGAGGCGAGAAATGA
- a CDS encoding complex I subunit 4 family protein, whose translation MVVLAILLPILFGLLLLLGLPRALGVLGAGLSFLLNLYLFLTHPGGVAHGVQAPLLPGAGVYWAFGLDGLSALFFLTIGLTVFLGALVAKVEGRFLGLALLMSGLLLGLFAARDLLVFYLFFEAALIPALLMLFFYGGEGRIRAIYTFLLFTLAGSLPMLAAILAVKALGGSPTFLLEDLLAHPVKGGAALWIFLGFALAFAVKTPLFPVHAWLPLFHQENHPSGLADALGTLYKVGVFAFFRFAIPLAPEGFAELQGLLLFLAAISALYGAWVAFSAKDFKTLLAYAGVSHMGVAALGVFSGTPEGALGGLYLLSASGVYTGGLFLLAGRLYERLHTLEIGRFRGLAESAPGLSALALFLFLAMVGLPGLSGFPGELMTLLGAYKASPWLTAIAFLSVIAGAAYALTAFQKVFWEEGQRGAEDLKGAEWPFAFLAVAALVLMGVFPGFFVKGLEPLAEAFAKILGGGA comes from the coding sequence GTGGTAGTCCTGGCGATCCTCCTACCCATCCTCTTCGGCCTTCTCCTCCTCCTGGGCCTTCCCCGCGCCCTGGGGGTCCTGGGAGCGGGCCTGAGTTTTCTCTTGAACCTCTACCTCTTTCTCACCCACCCGGGCGGGGTGGCCCATGGGGTCCAGGCCCCCCTCCTTCCCGGGGCCGGGGTCTACTGGGCCTTCGGTTTGGATGGCCTTTCCGCCCTCTTCTTCCTCACCATCGGCCTCACCGTCTTCCTGGGGGCCCTGGTGGCCAAGGTGGAGGGGCGGTTTTTGGGGCTTGCCCTTCTCATGTCCGGCCTCCTCCTGGGGCTTTTCGCCGCCCGGGACCTTCTGGTCTTCTACCTCTTCTTCGAAGCGGCCTTAATCCCAGCCCTCCTCATGCTCTTCTTCTACGGGGGCGAGGGAAGGATCCGGGCCATCTACACCTTCCTCCTCTTCACCCTGGCGGGCTCCTTGCCCATGCTGGCCGCCATCCTGGCAGTGAAAGCGCTAGGGGGTAGCCCCACCTTCCTCCTCGAGGACCTCCTGGCCCATCCGGTTAAGGGAGGCGCCGCCCTTTGGATCTTTTTGGGCTTCGCCCTGGCCTTCGCCGTCAAGACCCCCTTGTTCCCCGTGCACGCCTGGCTCCCCCTCTTCCACCAGGAAAACCATCCCTCGGGGCTCGCCGACGCCCTGGGCACCCTTTACAAGGTGGGGGTCTTCGCCTTCTTCCGCTTCGCCATCCCCCTCGCCCCCGAGGGGTTTGCGGAGCTTCAGGGGCTTCTCCTCTTCCTGGCGGCCATCTCCGCCCTATACGGGGCCTGGGTGGCCTTCTCCGCCAAGGACTTCAAAACCCTCCTGGCCTACGCCGGGGTTTCCCACATGGGGGTGGCCGCCTTGGGCGTCTTCTCCGGTACCCCGGAAGGCGCCTTGGGGGGGCTTTACCTCCTTTCGGCCAGCGGGGTGTACACGGGAGGGCTCTTCCTCCTGGCAGGGCGGCTTTACGAGCGGCTTCACACCCTGGAGATCGGCCGCTTCCGGGGCCTGGCCGAAAGCGCCCCCGGCTTAAGCGCCCTGGCCCTCTTCCTCTTCCTGGCCATGGTGGGGCTTCCCGGGCTTTCCGGCTTCCCCGGGGAGCTTATGACCCTCCTGGGCGCCTACAAGGCCAGCCCCTGGCTCACCGCCATCGCCTTCCTCTCGGTGATCGCCGGAGCCGCCTACGCCCTCACCGCCTTCCAGAAGGTCTTCTGGGAGGAAGGCCAAAGGGGAGCGGAGGACCTCAAGGGGGCGGAATGGCCTTTCGCCTTCCTGGCGGTGGCCGCTTTGGTCCTCATGGGGGTCTTCCCCGGGTTCTTCGTAAAGGGCCTTGAGCCCCTGGCGGAGGCCTTCGCCAAGATCCTTGGAGGTGGCGCATGA
- the nuoL gene encoding NADH-quinone oxidoreductase subunit L, with protein sequence MLLLTILLPLLGFALLGLFGKRMREPLPGVLASALVLASFLVGVGLLLSGGARYEVEWLPGIPFSLLLDNLSGFMLIVVTGVGFLIHVYAIGYMAGDPGYSRFFAYFNFFIAMMLTLVLADSYPVMFIGWEGVGLASFLLIGFWYKNAQYADSARKAFIVNRIGDLGFMLGMAILWALYGTLSISELREALEGPLKNPSLLALAGLLLFLGAVGKSAQVPLMVWLPDAMAGPTPVSALIHAATMVTAGVYLIARSSFLYANLPDVSYTIAVIGLITALYGALSAFGQNDIKRIVAYSTISQLGYMFLAAGVGAYWVALFHVFTHAFFKALLFLASGSVIHALGGEQDVRKMGGLWKHLPLTRWHGLIGALALGGLPLLSGFWSKDAILTATLTYPFGGLGFYLGALFVAVLTAMYAMRWFVLVFLGEERGHHHHPHEAPPVMLWPNHLLALGSVLAGYLALPYPLPNLLEPFLKPTLAEVEAHHLSLGAEWGLIALSGAVALLGLWLGYTFFQRKAFPSWYLTFEAWSRESFFADRVYNALIVNPLKALAEALFYGDGSLLRGYFGLGGTVRTLGQGIARLQTGYLRVYALLFVLGVLVLLGVMRW encoded by the coding sequence ATGCTGCTGCTGACCATCCTCCTTCCCCTCTTGGGCTTTGCCCTTTTGGGGCTTTTCGGAAAACGGATGAGAGAACCCCTCCCCGGGGTCCTGGCCTCGGCCCTGGTCCTGGCCTCCTTCCTGGTGGGGGTGGGCCTTCTCCTTTCGGGCGGGGCCCGCTACGAGGTGGAATGGCTTCCCGGGATCCCCTTTAGCCTGCTTCTGGACAACCTCTCCGGCTTCATGCTCATCGTCGTCACCGGGGTGGGCTTCCTCATCCACGTCTACGCCATCGGTTACATGGCCGGGGATCCAGGCTATAGCCGCTTCTTCGCCTATTTCAACTTCTTTATCGCCATGATGCTCACCCTGGTCCTGGCCGACAGCTACCCGGTGATGTTCATCGGCTGGGAGGGGGTGGGCCTGGCCAGCTTCCTCCTCATCGGCTTCTGGTACAAGAACGCCCAGTACGCCGACTCCGCCCGCAAGGCCTTCATCGTGAACCGGATCGGCGACCTGGGCTTCATGCTGGGCATGGCCATCCTGTGGGCCCTTTACGGCACCCTCTCCATCAGCGAGCTGAGGGAGGCCCTGGAAGGCCCCTTGAAGAACCCCAGCCTCCTGGCCCTGGCGGGCCTCCTCCTCTTCCTGGGGGCCGTGGGCAAAAGCGCCCAGGTGCCCCTCATGGTCTGGCTTCCCGACGCCATGGCCGGCCCTACCCCGGTTTCCGCCTTGATCCACGCGGCCACCATGGTGACCGCCGGGGTTTACCTCATCGCCCGTAGCTCCTTCCTCTACGCCAACCTTCCCGATGTCTCCTACACCATCGCCGTCATCGGCCTCATCACCGCCCTTTACGGGGCCCTTTCCGCCTTCGGCCAGAACGACATCAAAAGGATTGTGGCCTACTCCACCATCAGCCAGCTGGGCTACATGTTCCTGGCGGCGGGGGTGGGGGCCTACTGGGTGGCGCTTTTCCACGTCTTCACCCACGCCTTCTTCAAGGCCCTCCTCTTCTTGGCCTCGGGAAGCGTGATCCACGCCCTGGGCGGGGAGCAGGATGTGCGGAAGATGGGCGGCCTTTGGAAGCACCTGCCCTTAACCCGCTGGCACGGGCTCATCGGGGCCCTGGCCCTGGGGGGCCTGCCCCTGCTCTCCGGCTTCTGGTCCAAGGACGCCATCCTCACCGCCACCCTCACCTACCCCTTCGGCGGCCTGGGCTTCTACCTGGGGGCGCTTTTCGTAGCGGTCCTCACGGCCATGTACGCCATGCGCTGGTTCGTCCTGGTCTTCCTGGGCGAGGAGCGGGGCCACCACCATCACCCCCACGAGGCCCCTCCCGTGATGCTGTGGCCCAACCACCTCCTGGCCCTGGGCTCGGTGCTGGCGGGGTACCTGGCCCTGCCCTATCCCTTGCCCAACCTCCTCGAGCCCTTTTTGAAGCCCACCTTAGCGGAGGTGGAAGCCCACCACCTGTCCCTGGGAGCGGAGTGGGGCCTCATCGCCCTCTCGGGTGCGGTGGCCCTCCTTGGGCTTTGGCTGGGCTACACCTTCTTCCAGAGGAAGGCCTTCCCCAGCTGGTACCTCACCTTTGAGGCCTGGAGCCGGGAAAGCTTCTTCGCCGACCGGGTGTACAACGCCCTCATCGTCAACCCCTTGAAGGCCCTGGCGGAAGCCCTCTTCTACGGGGACGGCAGCCTCCTTCGCGGCTACTTTGGCCTAGGCGGAACGGTGCGGACCCTGGGACAGGGTATCGCCCGCCTGCAGACCGGCTATCTAAGGGTCTACGCCCTGCTTTTCGTGCTGGGCGTTCTGGTGTTGCTGGGGGTGATGCGGTGGTAG
- the nuoK gene encoding NADH-quinone oxidoreductase subunit NuoK — translation MSYLYASVLLFALGVYGVLTRRTAILVFLSIELMLNAANLSLVGFARALGLEGQVAALMVIAIAAAEVAVGLGLIVAIFRHRESTAVDDLSELRG, via the coding sequence GTGAGCTACCTGTACGCCTCCGTCCTCCTCTTCGCCCTAGGGGTCTACGGGGTTTTGACCCGCAGGACCGCCATCCTGGTCTTTCTCTCCATCGAGCTCATGCTCAACGCCGCCAACCTCTCCCTGGTGGGCTTCGCCCGGGCCCTTGGCCTGGAAGGCCAGGTGGCCGCCCTCATGGTCATCGCCATCGCCGCCGCCGAGGTGGCGGTGGGTCTGGGCCTCATCGTGGCCATCTTCCGCCACCGGGAGAGCACCGCGGTGGACGATCTCTCGGAGCTTAGGGGGTGA
- the nuoG gene encoding NADH-quinone oxidoreductase subunit NuoG, with the protein MVKVKVNDRMVEVPPGTSVMDAVFHAGYDVPLFCSEKHLSPIGACRMCLVRIGLPKRGPDGKPVLNDKGEPEIAWQPKLVASCVTAVADGMVVDTLSEVVREAQAGMVEFTLLNHPLDCPTCDKGGACELQDRTVEYGLYEKYYQKAPLELPTYTRFEFTRRHVDKHHPLSSFVVLDRERCIHCKRCVRYFEEIPGDEVLDFIERGVHTFIGTMDFGLPSGFSGNITDICPVGALLDLTARFRARNWEMEETPSHCALCSVGCGITADTRSGELLRIRAREIPEVNEIWLCDAGRFGHEWADENRIKYPLVRKGEGLVEATWEEAFAAIREGLKGARKEEVGIYLAHDATLEEGLMAAELARVLNTPHLDFQGRTAAPASLFVPATLEDLLRADFALVLGDPTEEAPILHLRLSEFVRDLKPAPRFAHGTPFADLSIKERMPRRTDKMALFAPYRAPLMRWARIAEVHAPGEEREILLALLGEKEGSEAVKQAKEAWEKAQNPILILGAGVLQDAVAAERARLLAERKGAKVLAMTPAANARGLEALGVWPGEKGAAWDEAGSPYAYYGFVPPEGALKDKRFLVMHLSHLHPLAERYADVVLPAPTFYEKRGQVVNLEGRVLSLNPAPIENGEAEGAIQALALLAEALGVRPPFRLGLEVERELKKKVPAPNGLLIHRTQRLRPRAQEGRLYLRPTMWRAWQLTGKVAQTVRPELWVHPETAKAEALLEGARVEVEGPLGPVLAQVVHREDLPKGFLYLSALGPFAGRRMEAKVLVPTGGEA; encoded by the coding sequence GTGGTTAAAGTCAAGGTCAACGACCGGATGGTGGAGGTGCCCCCAGGGACCAGCGTCATGGACGCGGTCTTCCACGCGGGGTACGACGTGCCCCTCTTCTGCTCGGAAAAGCACCTCTCCCCCATAGGGGCCTGCCGCATGTGCCTGGTGCGCATCGGCCTGCCCAAAAGGGGCCCGGACGGCAAGCCGGTCCTGAACGACAAGGGAGAGCCCGAGATCGCCTGGCAGCCCAAGCTGGTGGCCAGTTGCGTCACCGCCGTGGCGGATGGCATGGTGGTGGACACCCTTTCGGAGGTGGTGCGGGAAGCCCAGGCGGGGATGGTGGAGTTCACCCTCCTCAACCACCCCTTAGACTGCCCCACCTGCGACAAGGGGGGAGCCTGTGAGCTCCAGGACCGCACGGTGGAGTACGGGCTTTACGAGAAGTATTACCAGAAGGCCCCCCTCGAGCTTCCCACCTACACCCGCTTCGAGTTCACCCGCCGCCACGTGGACAAGCACCATCCCCTCTCCTCCTTTGTGGTGCTGGACCGGGAGCGGTGCATCCACTGCAAGCGCTGCGTGCGCTACTTTGAGGAGATCCCGGGGGACGAGGTCCTGGACTTCATCGAGCGGGGGGTGCACACCTTCATCGGCACCATGGACTTCGGGCTTCCCTCGGGGTTTTCCGGGAACATCACCGACATCTGCCCGGTGGGGGCCCTTTTGGACCTCACCGCCCGCTTCCGGGCCCGCAACTGGGAGATGGAGGAAACCCCAAGCCACTGCGCCCTCTGCAGCGTGGGGTGCGGCATCACCGCGGACACCCGTAGCGGCGAGCTTTTGAGGATCCGGGCCCGGGAAATCCCCGAGGTGAACGAGATCTGGCTTTGCGATGCGGGCCGGTTCGGGCACGAGTGGGCGGACGAGAACCGGATCAAATACCCCCTGGTGCGGAAAGGGGAAGGGCTGGTGGAGGCCACCTGGGAGGAGGCCTTCGCCGCCATCCGGGAGGGCCTCAAGGGAGCCAGGAAGGAGGAGGTGGGCATCTACCTGGCCCACGACGCCACCCTCGAGGAGGGCCTCATGGCAGCGGAGCTGGCCCGGGTGCTAAACACCCCTCACCTGGACTTCCAGGGCCGCACCGCCGCCCCAGCGAGCCTCTTTGTGCCCGCCACCTTGGAGGACCTCCTCAGGGCCGATTTCGCCCTGGTCCTAGGGGATCCCACGGAGGAAGCCCCCATCCTGCACCTCCGCCTAAGCGAGTTCGTGCGGGACCTCAAGCCCGCTCCCAGGTTCGCCCACGGCACCCCCTTCGCCGACCTCTCCATCAAGGAGAGGATGCCCCGCCGCACCGACAAGATGGCCCTCTTCGCTCCCTACCGCGCCCCCTTGATGAGGTGGGCCCGCATTGCAGAGGTCCACGCCCCCGGGGAGGAGCGGGAGATCCTCCTGGCCCTTCTTGGGGAAAAGGAGGGGAGCGAGGCGGTTAAGCAGGCCAAGGAGGCCTGGGAGAAGGCCCAAAACCCCATCCTGATCCTGGGGGCTGGGGTCTTGCAGGACGCGGTGGCGGCGGAAAGGGCAAGGCTTTTGGCCGAGCGCAAGGGGGCTAAGGTGCTGGCCATGACCCCGGCGGCGAATGCCCGGGGCCTCGAGGCCCTGGGGGTCTGGCCCGGGGAGAAAGGGGCGGCCTGGGACGAAGCCGGAAGCCCCTACGCCTACTACGGCTTCGTACCCCCAGAAGGGGCCCTAAAGGACAAACGCTTTCTGGTCATGCACCTAAGCCACCTCCACCCCCTGGCGGAGCGGTATGCGGACGTGGTCCTCCCCGCCCCCACCTTCTACGAGAAGCGGGGGCAGGTGGTGAACCTGGAAGGACGGGTCCTTTCCCTCAACCCCGCCCCCATCGAAAACGGCGAGGCGGAGGGCGCCATCCAGGCCCTGGCCCTGCTGGCCGAGGCCCTTGGGGTGCGGCCGCCCTTCAGGCTTGGCCTCGAGGTGGAGCGGGAGCTCAAGAAAAAGGTGCCCGCTCCTAACGGCCTCCTCATCCACCGCACCCAGCGCCTGCGGCCCAGGGCCCAGGAGGGAAGGCTCTACCTTAGGCCCACCATGTGGAGGGCCTGGCAGCTTACGGGCAAGGTGGCCCAGACCGTCCGCCCTGAGCTTTGGGTCCACCCGGAAACCGCCAAGGCCGAGGCCCTCTTGGAGGGAGCCCGGGTGGAGGTGGAAGGCCCCTTGGGCCCGGTCCTGGCCCAGGTGGTCCACCGGGAAGACCTGCCCAAGGGCTTCCTCTACCTCTCCGCCCTCGGTCCCTTTGCGGGCAGGAGGATGGAGGCCAAGGTGTTGGTTCCCACGGGAGGTGAGGCATGA
- the nuoH gene encoding NADH-quinone oxidoreductase subunit NuoH, producing the protein MNPYPLDPYWMVALKALLVVVGLLTAFAFMTLIERRLLARFQIRLGPNRVGPFGLLQPVADAIKSIFKEDLVVERADKVLFVLAPLIGVVFALLAFGAIPFGPPGSFFGYQPWVLNLDLGLLYLFAVSEMAIYGIFLAGWASGSKYSLLGSLRSSASLISYELGLGMALLSPVLLVGSLNLNDIVNWQKEHGWLILYAFPAFLLYAIAALAEAARTPFDLPEAEQELVGGYHTEYSSIKWALFQMAEYIHFITASALIPTLFLGGWTMPFLEVPYLWMFLKIAFFLFLFIWIRATWFRLRYDQLLRFGWGFLFPVALVWFLVTALVVALDLPRSYLLYLSLIAFLVLLGAVMYGPKSTRKPAPKGLSKGGGA; encoded by the coding sequence ATGAACCCTTATCCCTTGGATCCCTACTGGATGGTGGCCTTGAAGGCCCTCCTGGTGGTGGTGGGCCTCCTCACCGCCTTCGCCTTCATGACCCTGATCGAGCGCCGCCTTCTCGCCCGCTTCCAGATCCGCCTGGGCCCCAACCGGGTAGGGCCCTTTGGCCTTCTCCAGCCCGTGGCCGACGCCATCAAGAGCATCTTCAAGGAGGACCTGGTGGTGGAGCGGGCGGACAAGGTGCTTTTTGTCCTGGCCCCCTTGATCGGCGTGGTCTTCGCCCTCCTAGCCTTCGGAGCCATCCCCTTCGGCCCTCCGGGGAGCTTCTTCGGCTACCAGCCCTGGGTCCTGAACCTGGACCTTGGCCTCCTCTACCTCTTCGCCGTGAGCGAGATGGCCATCTACGGCATCTTCCTGGCGGGCTGGGCCTCCGGGAGCAAGTATAGCCTCCTGGGCTCCTTGCGCTCCTCGGCAAGCCTCATCTCCTACGAGCTGGGGCTGGGCATGGCCCTCCTCTCCCCGGTCCTCTTGGTGGGGAGCCTGAACCTGAACGACATCGTGAACTGGCAAAAGGAACACGGCTGGCTCATCCTTTACGCCTTCCCCGCCTTCCTCCTTTACGCCATCGCCGCCCTGGCGGAGGCCGCCCGCACCCCCTTTGACCTGCCCGAGGCGGAGCAGGAGCTCGTGGGGGGGTACCACACGGAGTACAGCTCCATCAAGTGGGCCCTCTTCCAGATGGCCGAGTACATCCACTTCATCACCGCCAGCGCCCTCATCCCCACCCTCTTCCTGGGAGGCTGGACCATGCCCTTCCTGGAGGTTCCCTACCTCTGGATGTTCCTCAAGATCGCCTTCTTCCTCTTCCTCTTCATCTGGATCCGGGCCACCTGGTTCCGGTTGCGCTACGACCAGCTCCTGCGCTTCGGCTGGGGCTTCCTCTTCCCGGTGGCCCTGGTCTGGTTCCTGGTGACCGCCCTGGTGGTGGCCTTAGACCTTCCCCGCTCCTACCTCCTCTACCTCTCCCTGATCGCCTTCTTGGTCCTCCTGGGAGCGGTGATGTACGGCCCCAAATCCACCCGCAAGCCAGCCCCCAAGGGGCTATCCAAGGGAGGTGGCGCATGA
- a CDS encoding NADH-quinone oxidoreductase subunit N: protein MILLVLSSFAVALTLVGFFVSVPLFKRLTILGLSLALLSLLFTWGKPFAFGPYQVDGISQVFTLLALLGALWTVGLVRTRRFEFYLLVLYAALGMHLLASTKNLILMLVALEALSLPLYALATWRRGEGLEAALKYFLLGALAAAFFLYGTALHYGATGSLLAGTPGEGPLYALALGLLLVGLGFKVALAPFHFWTPDVYQGSPTPVVLFMATGVKAAAFAALLRVVGPGALGALDALALLIALSVLLGNLAALGQKEAKRLLAYSSIAHAGYMALALYTGNLQALGFYLLTYVLATGLAFAVLSEISPDRVPLERVKGLFHQDPLLGLGLLVSSLSLLGLPPLAGFWGKYLVFSEAAKAGAWGLLVLALVTSAVSAYYYLALGLAVFQKGAAEAHPRPLARSVALGVALLLILLGLIPGAVLPALAAG from the coding sequence ATGATCCTTTTGGTGCTGAGCTCCTTTGCCGTAGCCCTCACCCTTGTGGGCTTCTTCGTCTCCGTGCCCCTTTTCAAGCGCCTCACCATCCTGGGGCTCTCCCTGGCCCTGCTCTCCCTCCTCTTCACCTGGGGGAAGCCCTTCGCCTTTGGGCCGTACCAGGTGGACGGCATCTCCCAGGTCTTCACCCTGCTCGCCCTCCTGGGAGCCCTCTGGACCGTGGGGCTGGTGCGCACCCGGCGGTTTGAGTTCTACCTCCTGGTCCTCTACGCCGCCCTGGGCATGCACCTTCTCGCCTCCACCAAGAACCTCATCCTGATGCTGGTGGCCCTCGAGGCCCTCTCCCTGCCCCTTTACGCCCTGGCCACCTGGCGGCGGGGAGAAGGCCTGGAGGCCGCCTTGAAGTACTTCCTTCTGGGGGCCCTGGCGGCCGCCTTCTTCCTCTACGGCACCGCCCTCCACTACGGGGCCACGGGAAGCCTCCTGGCGGGAACCCCTGGGGAAGGCCCCCTTTACGCCCTGGCCCTGGGCCTCCTCCTGGTGGGGCTTGGCTTCAAGGTGGCCCTGGCTCCCTTCCACTTCTGGACCCCGGATGTCTACCAGGGTAGCCCCACCCCGGTGGTGCTCTTCATGGCCACAGGGGTTAAGGCGGCGGCCTTCGCCGCCCTCCTCCGGGTGGTGGGACCGGGTGCCCTGGGTGCCCTGGATGCCCTGGCCCTCCTCATCGCCCTCTCCGTCCTCCTAGGGAACCTGGCCGCCCTGGGCCAGAAGGAGGCCAAGCGGCTTCTCGCCTATAGCTCCATCGCCCATGCGGGGTACATGGCCTTGGCCCTTTACACGGGGAACCTGCAGGCCCTGGGCTTCTACCTCCTCACCTACGTGCTGGCCACGGGGCTGGCCTTTGCCGTGCTCTCGGAGATCTCCCCCGACCGCGTGCCCCTGGAAAGGGTAAAGGGCCTCTTCCACCAGGACCCCCTCCTGGGCCTTGGCCTCCTCGTCTCCTCCCTCTCCCTCCTGGGCCTGCCCCCGCTGGCGGGCTTTTGGGGCAAGTACCTGGTCTTCAGCGAGGCCGCCAAGGCGGGGGCCTGGGGGCTTCTGGTCCTGGCCCTGGTGACCAGCGCCGTGAGCGCCTACTACTACCTGGCCCTGGGCTTGGCGGTGTTCCAGAAAGGGGCAGCCGAGGCCCACCCCCGTCCCTTGGCCCGGAGCGTGGCCCTGGGGGTGGCCCTTCTCCTCATCCTGCTGGGCCTTATCCCCGGGGCGGTTCTCCCCGCCCTGGCCGCGGGCTAA